A single region of the Pseudomonas solani genome encodes:
- a CDS encoding amino acid ABC transporter permease has translation MTSHTFKPDQPPPSTVVGPVAWLRHNLFASPLHVVLTALSLYLLWLIIPPILNWAFIHATWSGSTRADCTGEGACWVFIQQRFGQFMYGFYPSELRWRVDVTVWLAIIGVAPLFIKRTPHKAFYGIGFLVIYPLVAFWLLHGGLGLQEVSTSRWGGLMLTLVIAYVGIVGALPLGILLALGRRSKLPAIKVICVTFIEFWRGVPLITVLFMSSVMLPLFLPEGMNLDKLLRALVMVIFFEAAYIAEVVRGGLQAIPKGQYEAAAGLGLGYWRSTALVILPQALKMVIPGIVNTFIALFKDTSLVIIIGLFDLLNSIKQATTDPKWLGMSTEGYVFAALVYWIFCFSMSRYSMRLEQKLNTGHKR, from the coding sequence ATGACATCGCATACCTTCAAGCCCGACCAGCCGCCACCCAGCACAGTGGTGGGCCCGGTCGCCTGGCTGCGTCATAACCTGTTCGCCAGCCCGTTGCACGTGGTGCTCACCGCACTGTCGCTGTACCTGCTGTGGCTGATCATCCCGCCCATCCTCAACTGGGCCTTCATCCACGCCACCTGGAGCGGCAGCACCCGCGCCGACTGCACCGGTGAAGGCGCCTGCTGGGTGTTCATCCAGCAACGCTTCGGTCAGTTCATGTATGGCTTCTACCCCAGCGAGCTGCGCTGGCGGGTGGATGTCACCGTGTGGCTGGCGATCATCGGCGTGGCGCCGCTGTTCATCAAACGCACCCCGCACAAGGCCTTCTACGGCATCGGCTTCCTGGTGATCTACCCGCTGGTGGCCTTCTGGCTGCTGCATGGCGGCCTGGGTCTGCAGGAGGTGTCGACCAGCCGCTGGGGCGGCCTGATGCTGACCCTGGTGATCGCCTATGTCGGCATCGTCGGCGCGCTGCCCCTGGGCATCCTGCTGGCGCTGGGACGGCGCTCGAAACTGCCGGCGATCAAGGTCATCTGCGTGACCTTCATCGAGTTCTGGCGTGGCGTACCGCTGATCACCGTGCTGTTCATGTCTTCGGTGATGCTGCCGCTGTTCCTGCCCGAAGGCATGAACCTCGACAAGCTGCTGCGGGCGCTGGTGATGGTGATCTTCTTCGAGGCGGCCTATATCGCCGAAGTGGTCCGTGGCGGCCTGCAGGCCATCCCCAAGGGCCAGTACGAAGCTGCCGCCGGCCTCGGCCTGGGCTACTGGCGCAGCACCGCGCTGGTGATCCTGCCCCAGGCCCTGAAGATGGTCATCCCCGGCATCGTCAACACCTTCATCGCCCTGTTCAAGGACACCAGCCTGGTGATCATCATCGGCCTGTTCGACCTGCTCAACAGCATCAAGCAGGCGACCACCGACCCGAAATGGCTGGGCATGTCCACCGAAGGCTACGTATTCGCCGCCCTGGTCTACTGGATCTTCTGCTTCAGCATGTCGCGCTATTCCATGCGCCTCGAACAGAAGCTGAACACCGGGCACAAGCGTTAG